DNA from Bradyrhizobium diazoefficiens USDA 110:
TTCGCGCCGGGATGGCGCGGCAGCCTCCCCTGCCCTCGATCTGGCCATCCGTCCGCGCCGCAACCGCAAGGCCGAGTGGGCCCGGCGGATGGTGCGCGAGAACGTGCTCACCACCGACGATCTGATCTGGCCGCTGTTCCTGATCGACGGCAACAACAAGCGCGAGCAGATCGCCTCGATGCCGGGCGTCGAGCGCCTCAGCGTCGACCAGGCCGTGCGCGAGGCCGAGCGCGCGATGAAGCTCACGATCCCCTGCATCGCGCTGTTTCCCTACACCGACCCGTCCCTGCGCGACGAGGAAGGCTCGGAGGCCTGCAACCCGAACAATCTGGTCTGCCAGGCGGTACGCGCGATCAAGAAGGAATTTCCGGAGATCGGCGTCCTCTGCGACGTCGCGCTCGATCCCTTCACCAGCCACGGCCATGACGGCCTGATCGCGGACGGCGCGATCCTGAACGACGAGACGGTCGCCGTGCTGGTGCGCCAGGCCCTGGTGCAGGCCGAAGCCGGCTGCGACATCATCGCGCCCTCCGACATGATGGACGGCCGCGTCGCCGCGATCCGCGAGGGACTGGACCAGGCAGGGCTCATCGACGTGCAGATCATGGCCTATGCGGCCAAATACGCCTCCGCCTTCTACGGCCCGTTCCGGGACGCCATCGGCTCGGCCAAGACGCTGACCGGCGACAAGCGCACCTACCAGATGGACAGCGCCAACACCGACGAGGCGCTGCGCGAGGTCGAGCTCGACATCTCCGAGGGCGCCGACATGGTGATGGTGAAGCCGGGCATGCCCTATCTCGACGTGGTCCGCCGCGTGAAGGACACCTTTGCGATGCCGACCTTCGCCTACCAGGTGTCCGGTGAATACGCGATGATCGCGGCGGCCGCGGGCAACGGCTGGCTCGACGGCGACCGCGCGATGATGGAGAGCCTGCTCGCCTTCAAGCGCGCCGGCGCGGATGGCGTGCTGAGCTACTTTGCCCCGAAGGCGGCGGAGAAGCTGCGGACGCAGGGGTAAGGTCATTGTCGTCCTGGCGATGGCCGGGACCCATACCGCGTGATCCATCGATGGCGGGCGGTATTCGTACCAGCGAAGGAATCAAACTTCTGGTCTTCGCCAAACTCTTCCTGGGGTAATGGGTCCTGGCTTTCGCCAGGACGACGCTTGGGTTCGCGGTTGCAGCTCGTCCCTCCCGCCCCCTCGCCCCCGAATCGCCGGAATATTTCGGCTTGTTAATCCCGACGCCCTTGGCACGCGGACGGCCTGTTCCCATGTCCTGCCACGGAAGTTTCCCATCTGGAGGATGGACCATGTCGTATTCGGACTCGGGCAATTCAGGACCCCAGGCAGGCGCCTGGCGCAATGACGGCGGGGTGCAACCGCACGCTTACGATCCATATCTGCACCCGGAACTGTTCCGCGGCGTCGCGACGCGGCGGGTGTTCGCCTTCCTGATCGACATGGTCGTGATCGCGGTGCCGGTCATCCTCGGCTACCTCTTCATCGCCTTGTTCGGCGTGGTCACGCTCGGTATCGGCTGGGCGCTGTTCTGGCTGGCCTGGCCGGCGTCCGTGATCTGGGCCATCGTCTATTACGGCGCCTGCATCGGCGGTCCGTCGTCGGCGACGATCGGCATGCGGGTGATGGACCTGGAGTTGCGCACCTGGTACGGCGCTCCTGGCTATTTCGTGCTCGGCGCCACCCATGCCGTATTGTTCTGGGTGACAGTTTCGTTCCTGTCGCCGTTCGTGGTCCTGGTCGGCCTGTTCAACGGCCGCCGGCGCCTTTTGCATGACTTCGTGCTCGGAACGGTCGTGATCAACAACTCGGTCCGCGCACCCCTGCCCCAGGGCGCCAGAACCTACTGATCAAGAACCTATCAACCAGGACCGGCTAAGCTGAGTGATCTGACCTGCCGAGCAGACCAATTGACCGAGGGCTTCCGTAGCGCGATGCTGACACCCGTTTTGGAGGCCCACGACGTCCCTTGACCCAGCACTCGCGCGACACCCCCCAATTTTACCTTACGGCGCCTTCTCCCTGCCCGTATCTGCCGGGCCGGCATGAGCGCAAGGTGTTCACGCACCTCGTGGGTGACCGCGCGGGCGACCTCAACGACCTCCTGACCCATGGCGGCTTCCGCCGCAGCCAGTCGATCGCCTATCGGCCCGCCTGCGACCAGTGCCGCGCCTGCGTGTCGGTCCGGGTCATCGCCAACGAGTTCCGCCCGTCCCGCAACTTCCGCAAGGTGATAGCGCGTAACGCCGACATCATCGGCGAGCAGCGCAGTGCGGTCCCGACTTCCGAGCAATATTCGGTATTCCGTGCCTATCTCGACGCTCGCCACCGCCACGGCGGCATGGCCGACATGACCGTGCTCGACTACGCCATGATGGTCGAGGACAGCCATGTCGAGACCCGCATCATCGAGTACCGCAAGCGCGGCCCCG
Protein-coding regions in this window:
- a CDS encoding RDD family protein, whose protein sequence is MSYSDSGNSGPQAGAWRNDGGVQPHAYDPYLHPELFRGVATRRVFAFLIDMVVIAVPVILGYLFIALFGVVTLGIGWALFWLAWPASVIWAIVYYGACIGGPSSATIGMRVMDLELRTWYGAPGYFVLGATHAVLFWVTVSFLSPFVVLVGLFNGRRRLLHDFVLGTVVINNSVRAPLPQGARTY
- a CDS encoding arginyltransferase, with amino-acid sequence MTQHSRDTPQFYLTAPSPCPYLPGRHERKVFTHLVGDRAGDLNDLLTHGGFRRSQSIAYRPACDQCRACVSVRVIANEFRPSRNFRKVIARNADIIGEQRSAVPTSEQYSVFRAYLDARHRHGGMADMTVLDYAMMVEDSHVETRIIEYRKRGPDSGITGRGEELIAVALTDVLSDGLSMVYSFFEPSQVSRSMGTFMILDHIARARRQGLPYVYLGYWIEGSKKMDYKARFLPQQRLAPSGWLRIDAQGDAASEPQD
- the hemB gene encoding porphobilinogen synthase, translated to MAIKYGRPIELREVSRRDGAAASPALDLAIRPRRNRKAEWARRMVRENVLTTDDLIWPLFLIDGNNKREQIASMPGVERLSVDQAVREAERAMKLTIPCIALFPYTDPSLRDEEGSEACNPNNLVCQAVRAIKKEFPEIGVLCDVALDPFTSHGHDGLIADGAILNDETVAVLVRQALVQAEAGCDIIAPSDMMDGRVAAIREGLDQAGLIDVQIMAYAAKYASAFYGPFRDAIGSAKTLTGDKRTYQMDSANTDEALREVELDISEGADMVMVKPGMPYLDVVRRVKDTFAMPTFAYQVSGEYAMIAAAAGNGWLDGDRAMMESLLAFKRAGADGVLSYFAPKAAEKLRTQG